From the genome of Verrucomicrobiales bacterium:
ATGAACATCCGCCCCGTCGATAGCGAGGAGGGCGATAGCCCCCAACATCAGGTCCATGTCCGGACCAGCTACGACTTGACGCAGGATCTCGAACTCAGCGGCGCTCTCTACTATGTAGACCAGGTGCCCAATCAGCCGGCACCCCCCTATTTTCGGCTCGATCTGGGAGTAAGTTGGCAACCCTGGCGAGGGGTGGAATTGAGCCTCCATGGACACAACCTACTCGACAACCGACATCCAGAATTCAACAGCTTCAGCAGCCCTTCAAGGGTCGAGATACCCAGGAGTGTATTCGGTCGCTTGACAGTAAAGTTCTGAAAGCTGGCAATGAACTGCATTCAATTCATTCGAGGCTTACTCGTGAAATGGACGGCCAGCAGGGAACTTTTCCTGTCAGGCTGGAAGCTGCTGCTCGTCCTCAGCCTGGTAACACCTGCGTTCATCGCGATCGAAAAAGGTGTGGCCGCCGATGTAAGCAAGGAGCTCCAGGTCAAATGCTCTTACCTGCACAACTTCGCCAAATTCGTAGAGTGGCCACTGGGATCATTCGCATCCGAAAGCAGCGCGCTGATCATCGGTGTTTGCGGCAACGATACTCTCAGGGGCGAGCTCGAGGCTCAGGTCAAGGAACGAAGCCTCGGCAAGAGACACTTCCAGATCACCAGGATTGAGAAACCCGAAGACATGGCTGGCGTTCATCTCATCTATATCGCCGATGCGCCCGATTCGCTTTGCTCTCAGCTGATCGCAGCTGCGACATCCAGTGCGGCACTGACAATCGGAGAAACCGACGAGTTTGTCCGCTCGGGCGGGGTCATTCGTTTCGTCCTCGAGGAGGGGAAAGTCCGATTCGAGATCAACCAAGGGAGCGCGGAGGCTGCCAGGCTCAAACTGAGCCCTCAGCTGCTGAAACTGGCCCGCGTAGTGAGGAGAAAGTAGAAGACACAGGAGCGCTAATAGCTATGCAAGTGGGCCGACATCTTCCGATCCAAAGAAAACTAGCCCTGACCACCCTGCTCGCCAGCGGCATAGCGCTGGTGCTGGCCGGCCTGGGCTTCATCGCATACGAGATCGTAACCCGACGAACGGTTGTCCTTCGGGATGCTCTCATGACGGCTGAAATGGTCGGGAAATACTCTTCCGCCGAGCTTTCCTTTGACGACGCTGAAGCAGCAGAACGAAGCTTAAAGGCCCTAGCCGCGAACCAGTATGTCATCGCAGCCTGCGTCTATAACCGGGACGGAAAGCCGTTCGCCCGCTTCCAAAGCAACCCCCTTGCTCCCCCGTTCCAGCCGCCACCTCACCAGGCGCAAGGCAACCAGTTCGGGTCCTCCGAGTTGGAAGTGTTCCAACCCATCGTCCATGAAGGGGAGCCCCTGGGCACCGTGTACCTCCGCCTCAGCCTCCGGGACATGCACGAGCGCCTCTGGCGCTACTGCCTCATCGCCATCCTGGTACTGATCATTGCGGGCAGCCTCAGCCTCGGGCTGGCGGCGACACTTCAGCGATCCATCATCCAGCCCATTACCGAACTCGTGCAGGCGACCGACGTTCTGATTGAACGCAACGACTACAGCGTGCGCGCTTCCAAGCGAGGTAACGATGAGCTGGGCCGCCTGGTGGATGGGTTCAACAAAATGATGGCGGAGATCCAAGAACGTGACTCCGCCCTGCGCCAAACCCACAGCGTCTTGGAGGATCGCGTTCGCCAACGAACTGAGGAGCTGACCGAATCAAATCAGCGACTCAGGGCTACCGTGCAGGAAGCGGAGCGGCTGGCCTTGAAAGCCCAGGAGGCGAATCGGGTCAAAAGCGAATTCCTCGCCAACATGAGTCATGAGATCAGGACTCCCATGAACGGCGTTCTAGGATTTACCAACCTGCTCCTTGAAACGCCCCTGACGGAGGAGCAACGC
Proteins encoded in this window:
- a CDS encoding YfiR family protein, translated to MNCIQFIRGLLVKWTASRELFLSGWKLLLVLSLVTPAFIAIEKGVAADVSKELQVKCSYLHNFAKFVEWPLGSFASESSALIIGVCGNDTLRGELEAQVKERSLGKRHFQITRIEKPEDMAGVHLIYIADAPDSLCSQLIAAATSSAALTIGETDEFVRSGGVIRFVLEEGKVRFEINQGSAEAARLKLSPQLLKLARVVRRK